The Candidatus Kaelpia aquatica genome has a segment encoding these proteins:
- the miaA gene encoding tRNA (adenosine(37)-N6)-dimethylallyltransferase MiaA: protein MDKNSIIVLTGPTGIGKTEVSLELFKLIDRVEVVSVDSMAVYKGMDIGTSKPRKDIQAKIPHHMIDIVDYSQSFDAAEYVSRASEVITQVISRGNIPFIVGGSVMYLYSLLDGIFKGPSCNHEIRERLIKRSEDEGLEKLYGELKELDSEAAAKIHQNDLRRIVRALEVYYLTGERISALKTKREGISSKYEISIYALCDKRLRIYRRIDQRVDGMISRGLVDEVCGLMDRISLTAYQGAGYKEIIGHINGEYGLDEAIRLIKRNSRRFAKRQLSWLRRDQRIKWINLSDFDSSFSIADFIFNDLKNR from the coding sequence ATGGATAAAAATTCAATAATTGTATTAACAGGTCCCACCGGTATAGGGAAGACAGAAGTTTCACTTGAGCTTTTTAAGTTAATTGACAGAGTAGAGGTGGTCTCTGTTGACTCTATGGCGGTCTATAAAGGTATGGATATTGGAACATCTAAACCCAGAAAGGATATTCAGGCTAAGATTCCACACCATATGATTGATATAGTAGATTATAGTCAGAGCTTTGATGCTGCGGAGTATGTGAGTAGAGCATCAGAGGTTATAACTCAGGTTATATCTAGAGGTAATATTCCTTTTATTGTAGGCGGCTCTGTTATGTATCTCTATTCTCTACTAGACGGTATCTTTAAAGGTCCTTCTTGCAATCATGAGATAAGAGAGAGGCTTATAAAGAGGTCAGAAGATGAGGGGCTGGAGAAGCTTTATGGTGAACTTAAGGAGCTTGACTCTGAAGCTGCTGCTAAGATTCATCAAAATGACTTAAGGAGGATAGTTCGAGCTCTTGAGGTATATTATTTAACCGGAGAGAGAATATCTGCGTTAAAGACAAAAAGAGAAGGAATCTCATCAAAATATGAGATATCCATATATGCTTTATGCGATAAGAGGCTGAGAATATATAGAAGAATAGATCAAAGGGTTGATGGTATGATATCTAGAGGGTTGGTCGATGAAGTATGCGGTTTAATGGATAGAATAAGTTTAACAGCATATCAAGGTGCAGGCTACAAAGAGATTATAGGTCATATCAATGGCGAGTATGGTTTGGATGAGGCCATACGGCTCATTAAACGTAATAGCCGTCGTTTTGCTAAGAGGCAGCTCTCCTGGTTAAGGAGAGATCAGCGTATAAAGTGGATAAATCTCTCAGATTTTGATTCATCTTTTAGTATAGCTGATTTTATTTTTAACGATTTAAAAAATAGATGA
- a CDS encoding ABC transporter ATP-binding protein, which translates to MKLYFKIIKMAKPYLGVIASAVVLMIISTLTDGASLSMLAPLADKVLTNKPIVLPQDNIPDFINQLIAKVNSIPQMKLLTMLAITLLVLVCLKGITFYFQSIFMEIAGQRVIRDIRAKIFEKIQYMSMDFFSKSRVGDLVSRMTYDVYVMRHVLTEGLAEGVYYSFQLLLFASIVLTIHFKLALMVLVVMPIVGFPLIKIGKRLRKISKQTQAKMGDLNSRMQETFTAMNIVKAFSMEGEEISRFKLLNQDFYKLMLKTMRRTLVINPASEIVAAFAGVVVLIVGGRGVIAGEMSFGVFMLFLAGMAMLMKPIKRLIKVYNFNQVALAAGERIFELLDQEPSVREVHGASTLEIPKRDVEYKNVRFSYKEGEEVLKGIDLKVKMGEIVCLVGPSGVGKSTLVNLLLRFYDSSEGAVLIDGVDVKSVTIDSLRKHIGLVTQEPIMFNDTIANNISYGVKNKSLDEVKEAAIAANADDFIQKIPQKYNAMVGERGTNLSGGEKQRLAIARAILKNPPILIMDEATAQLDAESELKVQEAIQRLIEGRTVFLIAHRISTARRADRIIVIEDGRIAEEGKHDELIKKDGLYRKYYKYQYQDA; encoded by the coding sequence ATGAAGTTATACTTTAAAATTATAAAAATGGCCAAGCCTTACTTAGGTGTGATTGCATCTGCTGTTGTACTTATGATCATCTCTACCTTAACAGATGGAGCATCTCTAAGCATGCTTGCTCCTTTAGCCGATAAGGTTTTAACAAATAAGCCTATAGTTTTGCCGCAGGATAATATTCCCGATTTTATAAATCAGTTGATAGCCAAGGTTAATAGTATACCGCAGATGAAGCTGCTTACCATGCTGGCCATAACATTGTTGGTCCTTGTATGTTTAAAGGGTATTACTTTCTATTTTCAATCTATTTTTATGGAGATTGCCGGGCAGAGGGTCATAAGGGATATAAGGGCAAAGATATTTGAGAAAATTCAATATATGTCTATGGACTTCTTCTCTAAGAGTAGAGTTGGTGATTTGGTGTCCAGGATGACATATGATGTCTATGTAATGCGCCATGTTCTTACTGAAGGTTTAGCTGAGGGTGTATACTATTCTTTTCAGCTGCTGTTATTTGCAAGCATTGTTTTAACTATACATTTTAAGCTGGCCTTAATGGTTCTTGTTGTTATGCCGATAGTCGGTTTTCCGCTCATAAAGATTGGAAAGAGATTACGTAAGATATCTAAGCAGACTCAAGCCAAGATGGGCGACTTAAACTCTAGAATGCAGGAGACCTTTACAGCAATGAACATAGTAAAAGCATTCTCCATGGAAGGAGAAGAGATATCTAGATTTAAACTGCTAAATCAAGATTTCTACAAGCTCATGCTTAAGACCATGCGTAGAACTCTTGTGATAAATCCGGCATCAGAGATTGTAGCTGCTTTTGCAGGTGTCGTGGTTCTTATTGTAGGGGGAAGAGGGGTTATAGCGGGGGAGATGTCTTTTGGTGTATTCATGCTGTTTTTGGCAGGGATGGCAATGTTAATGAAGCCGATAAAGCGCCTTATCAAGGTATATAATTTTAACCAAGTTGCGCTTGCAGCAGGAGAGAGAATATTTGAGCTTTTGGATCAAGAGCCATCTGTTCGTGAAGTCCATGGTGCATCAACACTTGAGATACCTAAAAGAGATGTTGAATATAAAAATGTACGCTTTAGCTACAAAGAAGGAGAAGAGGTTTTAAAGGGTATAGATCTTAAGGTTAAGATGGGTGAGATTGTATGCCTTGTTGGGCCAAGCGGTGTTGGCAAATCGACCCTTGTAAATCTATTACTTAGGTTCTATGATTCAAGTGAAGGAGCTGTTCTAATAGATGGTGTTGATGTAAAGAGCGTAACAATAGATTCACTTAGAAAGCATATCGGTCTTGTTACTCAGGAACCCATTATGTTTAACGACACAATAGCAAACAACATATCTTACGGTGTTAAAAATAAAAGTTTAGACGAAGTAAAAGAGGCTGCGATTGCGGCAAACGCAGATGATTTTATTCAAAAAATTCCCCAAAAGTACAATGCAATGGTAGGTGAGAGAGGAACTAATCTATCAGGTGGCGAGAAGCAGAGATTGGCAATAGCCAGAGCTATTTTGAAGAACCCTCCTATTCTTATAATGGATGAAGCAACAGCCCAGCTTGATGCAGAATCAGAGCTTAAGGTTCAGGAGGCTATACAGAGACTAATAGAGGGCAGGACCGTATTCTTGATAGCCCACCGTATCTCAACTGCAAGAAGGGCTGATAGAATAATAGTTATAGAGGATGGCCGGATAGCGGAAGAAGGGAAGCATGATGAGTTGATTAAAAAAGATGGACTGTATCGTAAGTACTATAAATACCAATATCAGGATGCTTGA
- the hflX gene encoding GTPase HflX translates to MKENAYIIIVDIDKKGSWSLNEKADEMRELVLSTGCNIQGEDVVRVKKVNPHCFIGKGKIEEIACEVKELDSDVVIISEDLSATQQQNIEDGLGVKIIDRTQLILDIFSRHARSSEGKLQVELAQLNYLSPRLRGKGVMLSRLGGGIGTRGPGEKKLEVDRRRIRRRIEYLNKDLGEVKKRRASLRKKRERNEIPLIALIGYTNAGKTTLLNALTCSKQVSSNSMFTTLDPVSRVYVLPGKQKVLFADTVGFLNDLPHHLIDAFKATLEEIVEADLILHLLDISDPLSAKKRDSVYKVLDELDVKDKNILTVLNKIDSLSNLNREDLSLKYPDSILISALNKDGLDSLIERISEEFSSHEAYLSLFLPEDKMGVLSFINQDSIIDKKEMPGGVYIRARVSLLIRERIYQELSR, encoded by the coding sequence ATGAAAGAGAATGCTTATATAATTATTGTTGATATAGATAAAAAAGGCTCCTGGAGTCTTAATGAGAAGGCAGATGAGATGAGAGAACTTGTCTTATCGACAGGCTGTAATATCCAAGGCGAAGATGTTGTTAGAGTAAAAAAAGTAAATCCGCATTGTTTTATAGGTAAAGGCAAGATAGAGGAGATAGCTTGTGAGGTTAAAGAATTAGATTCAGATGTTGTGATAATATCTGAAGATCTATCGGCTACACAGCAGCAGAATATAGAAGATGGTCTCGGTGTTAAAATAATAGATAGAACTCAACTTATACTCGATATCTTTTCGCGTCATGCAAGGAGCTCTGAAGGGAAGCTTCAGGTTGAATTGGCCCAGCTTAACTATCTCTCGCCGCGTCTTCGCGGTAAGGGTGTCATGCTATCAAGATTAGGTGGCGGTATTGGAACAAGGGGTCCGGGCGAGAAGAAACTTGAAGTCGATAGGCGAAGAATAAGGAGAAGGATAGAATATTTAAATAAGGATTTAGGAGAGGTCAAGAAAAGAAGAGCATCTTTACGCAAAAAAAGAGAGAGGAACGAGATACCTCTGATAGCACTCATTGGCTATACAAATGCAGGAAAGACTACCCTCTTAAATGCTTTAACATGCTCAAAGCAGGTTTCATCTAATAGTATGTTTACAACGCTTGATCCTGTCTCCCGTGTTTATGTTCTCCCTGGCAAGCAGAAGGTGTTATTTGCAGATACGGTAGGATTTTTAAACGATTTACCGCACCATCTTATAGATGCTTTTAAAGCAACACTTGAAGAGATAGTAGAAGCCGATCTAATTTTACATCTACTGGATATATCAGATCCGCTCTCTGCTAAAAAGAGAGACTCTGTTTATAAGGTTTTAGATGAACTTGATGTTAAGGATAAAAATATTTTAACAGTCTTAAATAAAATAGATAGTCTGAGCAATTTAAATCGAGAAGATCTAAGCTTGAAATACCCCGATTCTATTTTAATATCTGCTTTAAATAAAGACGGCCTGGATTCTCTTATTGAGAGAATAAGTGAAGAGTTTTCATCTCATGAGGCTTATTTAAGTCTATTTTTACCAGAAGATAAGATGGGAGTTCTTAGTTTTATTAATCAAGATAGTATAATTGATAAAAAAGAGATGCCGGGAGGAGTTTACATAAGAGCGAGGGTGAGTTTACTGATAAGAGAGAGAATTTATCAAGAATTATCCCGATAA
- a CDS encoding GNAT family N-acetyltransferase, translating into MHKNTTIILIIFILLLLCSENIHARRIRFFTSENTIYIDDDPPEEDSEDAIGLIETVFGDLLPHEVYQEICDDRYYPLIAYDQESGNIAGALFFVADESGYNSDMIEGVQIAEEKMELIKNVQYVDIWIAINPSYRGRGIAKKLYAMLGEILNQEYGINKFLDLAVTDAVGFREKFSPIVVGEDGQRYLTLNTIPQK; encoded by the coding sequence ATGCATAAAAATACTACTATTATATTAATAATATTTATTCTACTTCTTCTGTGTAGCGAAAATATTCACGCTCGTAGAATACGCTTTTTTACCTCAGAAAACACCATATATATTGACGATGATCCGCCTGAAGAGGACAGTGAAGATGCCATTGGTTTAATAGAAACTGTTTTCGGAGATCTTCTTCCCCACGAAGTCTATCAAGAAATATGCGACGACAGATACTATCCATTAATAGCCTACGATCAAGAAAGTGGAAATATAGCAGGGGCTTTATTCTTCGTGGCTGATGAAAGTGGATATAATTCAGACATGATAGAAGGAGTTCAAATTGCTGAGGAAAAAATGGAATTAATTAAAAATGTACAATACGTAGATATTTGGATAGCAATAAATCCAAGTTACAGAGGTAGAGGTATTGCAAAAAAGCTATATGCAATGTTAGGAGAAATTCTAAACCAAGAATATGGAATTAATAAATTTCTGGATTTAGCCGTTACAGATGCGGTTGGTTTCAGAGAAAAATTTTCCCCAATAGTTGTAGGCGAAGACGGGCAAAGATATCTCACCCTCAATACAATACCTCAAAAATAA
- a CDS encoding tetratricopeptide repeat protein: protein MKISRVIVLQWFCCISVFAIVLGGMNIAQAAKKGSKSSVNFKWRITSENFEEIKAKAQAGDPDYQILLGEAYLNGRCVKADREEGHKWIKLALAENAKDPIGLYHLGVIYEYDLKDELAAQKYFSSALGGIRKLANRGNPRAQFILGVMYSVGRGVEEDRVESDVWIKKAADQEHPGAQFFMGVFLQSKDLKGAMDLFEKSAKQGNLSAIQQLAAFYFNGYIGDKSIVDYEKCFYWSQKHAEYESSWGFFRLAELYMNDNVIRSGLNMKLEELRLFYQGIELGEEYELATSQIEYIDGIWGLFLPVKLKWRGVKDVMINRDLDALVTRFIEGEKAGMGDLSRGLFDKALKDDPNYLYMNNYWLRFSVEAELPFSLVSEILIAVYPHKKDSFDFWFDYAHNANIAGQSYLALKAVKGMREVISKTEDEELVKEMSDIAAILEANALIGMDREKEAYVLLFEHGKLENDTKILVNYINSWAKLLLKDKKKLAFATGISESLWTGEYYRSENTQSFHDIETGELINPPKTTYKEEKKDLQPTVPTAYEEKTAVGEAKKEDSKDDK, encoded by the coding sequence ATGAAAATTTCACGTGTTATTGTCTTACAGTGGTTTTGTTGTATCAGTGTATTTGCTATTGTTCTAGGAGGTATGAATATAGCCCAAGCAGCTAAAAAAGGATCAAAGTCATCTGTGAATTTTAAATGGCGAATTACATCAGAGAATTTTGAGGAAATAAAAGCAAAGGCCCAGGCAGGTGATCCTGATTATCAGATATTGTTGGGAGAGGCTTATCTAAATGGTAGGTGTGTTAAAGCTGATAGAGAAGAAGGGCATAAGTGGATAAAGTTAGCTTTGGCTGAAAATGCAAAAGACCCCATTGGTCTCTATCATTTAGGTGTTATATATGAATATGACCTAAAAGATGAACTTGCGGCTCAGAAATATTTCTCCAGTGCATTGGGGGGGATAAGAAAGCTAGCTAATAGAGGCAATCCTAGAGCACAATTTATTCTTGGGGTTATGTATAGTGTAGGAAGAGGGGTTGAGGAGGACAGAGTTGAGTCTGATGTTTGGATAAAGAAGGCTGCTGATCAGGAGCATCCTGGTGCACAATTTTTTATGGGGGTTTTTCTTCAGAGTAAAGATTTGAAAGGAGCAATGGATCTTTTTGAAAAATCAGCTAAACAGGGTAATCTCTCAGCGATACAACAACTTGCGGCTTTTTATTTTAATGGATATATAGGCGATAAAAGCATTGTAGATTATGAAAAATGTTTTTATTGGAGCCAGAAGCACGCAGAATATGAGTCTAGTTGGGGGTTTTTTAGACTGGCTGAATTATATATGAATGACAATGTTATAAGAAGTGGCCTGAACATGAAGCTGGAAGAGTTAAGGTTGTTTTATCAGGGAATAGAGTTAGGCGAAGAATATGAATTAGCAACATCACAGATAGAGTATATTGATGGAATTTGGGGACTATTTTTGCCAGTTAAGCTTAAGTGGCGAGGGGTTAAAGATGTGATGATAAACCGAGATCTCGATGCTTTAGTGACACGTTTCATTGAAGGTGAAAAAGCTGGAATGGGTGATTTAAGTAGAGGGCTCTTTGACAAAGCATTGAAAGACGATCCTAATTACTTGTATATGAATAATTATTGGTTAAGATTTTCCGTAGAAGCAGAATTGCCTTTCTCTTTAGTGAGTGAGATTCTTATTGCTGTGTATCCCCATAAAAAAGATAGCTTTGATTTCTGGTTTGATTACGCTCACAACGCTAATATTGCCGGTCAATCTTATTTGGCATTGAAAGCGGTAAAGGGAATGCGTGAGGTTATCAGTAAGACAGAAGACGAGGAGCTCGTCAAAGAAATGTCTGATATAGCTGCTATCTTAGAGGCCAATGCTCTAATTGGGATGGATCGTGAAAAGGAAGCTTATGTTTTGCTGTTTGAACACGGTAAGTTAGAAAATGATACTAAAATTTTAGTGAACTATATAAATAGTTGGGCAAAGTTGCTTTTAAAAGATAAAAAGAAGCTAGCTTTTGCTACTGGAATATCGGAATCTCTGTGGACGGGAGAATATTATAGATCTGAAAATACTCAAAGTTTTCATGATATTGAGACTGGCGAGCTTATCAATCCGCCAAAGACAACTTATAAGGAAGAAAAAAAAGATTTACAACCAACAGTCCCTACTGCATACGAAGAGAAGACGGCAGTAGGTGAGGCTAAAAAAGAAGATAGTAAAGACGATAAATAG
- a CDS encoding MerR family transcriptional regulator has protein sequence MALEIIFEADQKYFEYLWNKKKQEEKEVDQIINHLDKKIIRRAKKREVKCYNLTQVAKIIRVSRQGLYYWITKGLVKPRRDCRNYPVFTVFDIKKIIKWRNSIK, from the coding sequence ATGGCGCTTGAGATAATATTTGAGGCTGACCAGAAGTATTTTGAATATTTATGGAATAAGAAGAAGCAGGAAGAGAAAGAGGTAGACCAGATAATAAATCATCTGGATAAGAAAATTATTCGCAGGGCTAAAAAAAGAGAAGTTAAGTGCTATAATCTCACTCAGGTAGCAAAGATTATCAGAGTTTCCCGGCAGGGATTATATTACTGGATAACAAAGGGCTTAGTTAAGCCGCGCCGGGATTGTCGTAATTATCCGGTCTTTACAGTTTTTGACATAAAGAAGATAATAAAGTGGCGAAATAGTATAAAATAG
- a CDS encoding response regulator yields MKKILIIDDEDDLCQLTKLRLEKTGKFEVLTSAGGTQGIKLAKEKHPDLILLDVLMPLMSGPEVAECLLKDPAINDIAIIFFTVIVSEKEVRDSKGMIGGREFIAKSIKSEELIRRIEKALEE; encoded by the coding sequence GTGAAGAAAATACTCATAATTGATGATGAAGATGATCTTTGCCAGCTTACGAAGTTGAGGTTGGAGAAAACGGGTAAATTTGAAGTTTTAACTTCAGCGGGAGGAACCCAGGGGATCAAATTAGCTAAGGAAAAACATCCGGATTTAATACTTTTGGATGTGCTTATGCCCTTAATGAGTGGTCCTGAGGTGGCTGAATGTTTATTAAAAGATCCTGCTATAAACGATATTGCTATAATTTTTTTTACTGTTATTGTAAGTGAAAAAGAGGTGAGAGATAGCAAGGGAATGATTGGAGGAAGAGAGTTCATTGCTAAGTCCATAAAGTCAGAAGAACTTATAAGACGCATCGAAAAAGCTTTAGAAGAATAA
- a CDS encoding SPOR domain-containing protein: MNKRFKIISVFFAAAVLVSLLSVFSFAEDFNDAWVYFLKERYNVSERIVDKYLKSGESSPEYLYLKSLLLTKRSSFEDARIYCDKLSRFGGKWSEYALLGQADTFFLSGKFDDADILYNTFMERFSRSEIISNAMYKYGLCLRKQGRWEDARGNFNLLVNRYPNSLSCSYARRILDDNEFYFTIQIGSFLNYDNAYNLSKKVALKNFNTYIKKIVHKGKLYYRVRVGRFDSRDQVESQFKKLVSLGYSGVIYP; the protein is encoded by the coding sequence TTGAATAAGAGATTTAAAATAATTAGTGTTTTTTTTGCGGCTGCTGTACTAGTCAGCTTATTGTCTGTGTTCTCTTTTGCCGAAGATTTTAACGATGCCTGGGTCTATTTTCTTAAAGAGAGATATAATGTATCAGAGCGTATAGTCGATAAATATCTTAAGAGCGGAGAGTCCTCCCCGGAATATCTTTACCTTAAATCCCTGCTTTTAACTAAGCGTTCCAGTTTTGAGGATGCCAGGATTTATTGCGATAAGCTTTCAAGATTTGGCGGAAAGTGGAGCGAATATGCACTTCTGGGGCAAGCTGATACGTTCTTTTTAAGCGGTAAGTTTGACGATGCCGATATTCTCTATAATACTTTCATGGAGAGGTTCTCAAGAAGCGAGATAATATCCAACGCAATGTATAAGTATGGGTTGTGCCTCAGGAAGCAGGGGCGTTGGGAAGATGCCAGAGGAAATTTCAATCTTTTAGTTAATCGCTACCCCAACTCTCTTTCCTGCAGCTATGCTCGAAGAATATTAGATGATAATGAGTTTTATTTTACAATCCAGATAGGTTCTTTTTTGAACTATGACAATGCTTATAATCTTTCAAAAAAAGTGGCCCTTAAAAATTTCAATACCTATATTAAAAAGATAGTTCATAAAGGTAAGCTTTATTATAGGGTTCGCGTAGGTAGGTTCGATAGCAGAGATCAGGTTGAATCTCAATTTAAGAAGTTGGTCTCTTTAGGATATAGCGGCGTGATCTACCCTTGA
- the miaB gene encoding tRNA (N6-isopentenyl adenosine(37)-C2)-methylthiotransferase MiaB, translating to MCKKVFLKTFGCQMNERDSEWMLGQLITSEWTLTEVIEDANLIIINTCSVRYHAEHRAISFLGSLRKLKKEKNFKIVLTGCTAEVYGEELLKRYSHLDGVFGPSQEGELIENIDRVLKSDRIKAVGRQSGLKCFHKEGDYRKRALSAFVSIMEGCNNFCTYCIVPHTRGRERSRPIEEIVDEVSSLKDRGCKEITLLGQNVNSYENDGFVKLLEGIDKTGIERVRFMTSHPKDADVELFKAMRDLKSLCNHLHLPLQSGSNKILKLMNRSYTISSYFNLVKCYRKFNPQGAITTDIIVGFPGEERGDFKKTLSALKRIGFDSAFIFKYSSRPETKAADFIDSVSDQDKRDRNNILLQVQREIASKKKRGLVGRSCEVLFESEDKRGYNLGRSCENYSVGVEGKGLVGSLKNVKITRITDNSLIGEIIE from the coding sequence ATGTGCAAAAAAGTGTTTCTGAAAACTTTTGGATGCCAGATGAATGAAAGAGATTCTGAGTGGATGCTTGGGCAACTTATTACATCTGAGTGGACTCTGACAGAGGTAATAGAGGATGCTAATCTCATTATAATAAATACTTGTTCTGTGCGCTATCATGCTGAACATAGAGCGATATCTTTTTTAGGGAGTTTAAGGAAGCTTAAAAAAGAGAAGAATTTTAAGATTGTTCTAACTGGATGTACTGCAGAGGTCTACGGTGAAGAGCTTCTTAAGAGATATAGCCATCTTGACGGGGTCTTTGGGCCTTCTCAGGAGGGTGAATTAATTGAAAATATAGATAGGGTTTTAAAGAGTGATAGAATTAAAGCAGTAGGTAGACAGAGCGGCCTAAAGTGCTTCCATAAGGAGGGGGATTATAGGAAGAGAGCCTTAAGTGCCTTTGTCTCTATTATGGAGGGTTGTAATAATTTCTGTACCTACTGTATTGTGCCTCACACAAGGGGTAGAGAGCGCTCTAGGCCTATAGAGGAGATAGTAGATGAAGTCAGTTCTTTAAAAGACAGAGGCTGTAAAGAGATAACTCTTCTTGGACAAAATGTCAACTCCTATGAGAATGACGGCTTTGTAAAGTTATTGGAGGGGATAGATAAGACCGGAATAGAGAGAGTCCGCTTTATGACTTCACATCCAAAAGATGCAGATGTCGAGCTTTTTAAGGCGATGAGAGACTTAAAGAGCCTCTGTAATCACTTACATCTTCCTCTTCAATCCGGAAGCAACAAGATCTTAAAGCTTATGAATAGAAGCTATACTATTTCTAGTTATTTTAATCTGGTTAAATGCTATAGAAAGTTTAATCCTCAAGGAGCGATTACAACGGATATTATTGTTGGTTTTCCGGGTGAAGAGAGAGGAGATTTCAAAAAAACGCTCTCTGCTTTAAAGAGGATAGGTTTTGATTCTGCATTTATATTTAAGTATTCTTCTAGGCCTGAAACTAAGGCCGCTGATTTTATAGATAGTGTTTCAGATCAGGATAAGAGAGATAGAAATAATATTTTGCTTCAGGTCCAAAGAGAGATAGCTTCAAAAAAGAAGAGAGGTTTAGTGGGCAGGTCTTGCGAGGTTCTTTTTGAATCTGAGGATAAAAGAGGCTATAACTTAGGCAGGTCTTGTGAAAACTATTCTGTTGGAGTTGAAGGAAAGGGTTTGGTTGGAAGTCTAAAAAATGTTAAAATAACCCGGATAACTGATAATAGTTTAATTGGAGAGATAATTGAATAA
- a CDS encoding deoxyribonuclease IV: MLAIGVHLSISKGLLKALDQAKSLDSNAMQVFIRNPRGYAKKVLDSNEVKKFIERRKEYGIDPLVIHGSYLLNIASSDERIRDKSISAIVEDLKLLSQVAAEYYVLHFGSNPDKVKGLNIMRESLIAIFKRINFKPLILLENTAGEGDKLGWEIDDFKDLLKGKKGKLGICLDSAHLFASGVDLGNSRELDAFLMEFDKKVGVDSIKLLHLNDSNTPCCSKRDRHAHIGEGFIKSKGISNFINHPKLKRLPIILETPKGKEKDDIKNLNKVKYLKRNACRFL, encoded by the coding sequence ATGTTAGCCATAGGGGTTCATCTCTCAATATCAAAAGGTCTTCTTAAGGCTCTAGATCAAGCCAAGAGCCTTGACTCTAATGCAATGCAGGTATTTATCCGTAACCCCAGAGGTTATGCTAAAAAGGTATTGGACTCAAATGAGGTTAAAAAGTTTATCGAAAGACGTAAAGAGTATGGGATAGACCCGTTAGTTATACACGGAAGCTATCTTTTAAATATTGCATCTTCAGATGAAAGAATAAGAGATAAGTCGATCTCTGCGATAGTAGAAGACCTTAAGCTTTTATCTCAGGTAGCTGCTGAATATTATGTTTTACATTTTGGTTCAAATCCGGACAAGGTGAAAGGTTTAAACATTATGCGGGAATCTTTAATCGCTATCTTTAAAAGGATTAATTTTAAACCTTTGATATTACTTGAAAATACAGCCGGAGAAGGTGATAAGCTGGGCTGGGAGATAGATGATTTTAAAGATCTTTTAAAGGGGAAGAAAGGAAAGCTTGGAATATGTCTTGATAGCGCTCATCTTTTTGCTTCAGGAGTAGATTTAGGTAATAGTAGAGAGCTGGATGCTTTTTTAATGGAGTTTGATAAAAAGGTTGGGGTAGATAGCATTAAACTGCTGCATCTAAATGACTCTAATACTCCCTGCTGTTCTAAACGAGATCGCCATGCACATATAGGCGAGGGCTTTATTAAGAGCAAAGGCATTAGTAATTTTATTAATCACCCCAAGCTCAAGAGATTACCAATTATACTTGAGACACCTAAGGGTAAAGAAAAAGATGACATCAAAAACTTAAATAAGGTAAAATATCTGAAACGAAATGCCTGCAGGTTTCTTTGA